From Synechococcus sp. A10-1-5-1, a single genomic window includes:
- the miaB gene encoding tRNA (N6-isopentenyl adenosine(37)-C2)-methylthiotransferase MiaB has protein sequence MTATQLSAPQAPEATTGRGSYWITTFGCQMNKADSERMAGILESMGYSEATAELEADLVLYNTCTIRDNAEQKVYSYLGRQAQRKRTNPNLTLVVAGCVAQQEGESLLRRVPELDLVMGPQHANRLDVLLNQVEQGQQVVATEEHHILEDITTARRDSSICGWVNVIYGCNERCTYCVVPSVRGKEQSRLPEAIKLEMEGLAAQGFKEITLLGQNIDAYGRDLPGITPEGRRQHTLTDLLHTVHDVEGIERIRFATSHPRYFTERLIDACADLPKVCEHFHVPFQSGDDDVLKAMARGYTVERYRRIIDRIRDRMPDASISADVIVAFPGESDAQYRRTLDLIDEIGFDQVNTAAYSPRPNTPAADWPNQLSEEVKVQRLQEINALVERKAKERSARYAGRTEQVLVEGVNPKQADQVMGRTRTNRLTFFPAAHAAGGQWQAGDLVDVRIEDVRAFSLSGVALS, from the coding sequence ATGACGGCGACACAACTGAGTGCTCCCCAGGCCCCTGAGGCCACAACGGGACGCGGCAGCTACTGGATCACCACCTTCGGCTGCCAGATGAACAAGGCGGATTCCGAGCGGATGGCCGGGATCCTCGAATCCATGGGTTACAGCGAGGCCACGGCTGAGCTGGAGGCCGATCTGGTCCTCTACAACACCTGCACGATCCGCGATAACGCTGAGCAGAAGGTCTACAGCTATCTGGGCCGCCAAGCCCAGCGCAAACGCACCAACCCCAACCTCACCTTGGTCGTGGCCGGCTGCGTCGCCCAGCAGGAAGGCGAATCCCTGCTGCGCCGAGTGCCAGAACTGGACCTGGTGATGGGGCCGCAGCACGCCAATCGACTCGATGTCCTGCTGAACCAGGTGGAGCAAGGCCAACAGGTGGTGGCCACCGAGGAGCACCACATCCTTGAGGACATCACCACCGCCCGCCGCGACAGCAGCATCTGCGGCTGGGTCAACGTGATCTATGGCTGCAACGAGCGCTGCACCTACTGCGTAGTGCCCTCGGTGCGGGGCAAGGAGCAATCGCGCTTACCCGAGGCGATCAAGCTCGAGATGGAAGGACTGGCAGCCCAGGGCTTTAAGGAGATCACCCTGCTCGGGCAAAACATCGATGCCTACGGCCGCGACCTGCCAGGGATCACGCCGGAAGGCCGCCGGCAACACACCCTCACGGATCTCCTCCACACCGTCCATGACGTCGAGGGGATTGAACGCATTCGCTTCGCCACCAGCCACCCCCGCTATTTCACCGAGCGGCTGATCGACGCCTGCGCGGATCTGCCCAAGGTCTGCGAGCACTTCCACGTCCCCTTTCAAAGCGGAGACGACGATGTCCTCAAGGCCATGGCCAGGGGCTACACCGTCGAGCGCTACCGCCGCATCATCGACCGCATCCGCGATCGCATGCCCGACGCCTCCATCAGTGCCGATGTGATCGTGGCCTTCCCTGGGGAAAGCGACGCCCAGTACCGCCGCACCCTGGATTTGATCGACGAGATCGGCTTTGACCAGGTGAACACCGCCGCCTATTCGCCCCGTCCAAACACCCCAGCAGCCGACTGGCCTAACCAGTTGAGCGAAGAGGTGAAAGTGCAACGCCTCCAGGAGATCAACGCCCTGGTGGAGCGCAAGGCCAAGGAGCGCAGCGCCCGCTACGCCGGCCGCACGGAGCAGGTGCTGGTGGAGGGTGTGAACCCCAAGCAGGCCGATCAGGTGATGGGGCGAACCCGCACCAACCGCCTGACCTTCTTCCCCGCCGCCCACGCCGCTGGTGGGCAGTGGCAAGCCGGCGATCTCGTGGATGTGCGCATCGAGGACGTGCGGGCCTTCTCCCTCAGCGGAGTAGCCCTGTCCTGA
- a CDS encoding D-alanine--D-alanine ligase family protein, with product MTTEAINLGLVFGGVSGEHAVSIRSASTVATALRSGANAERYRLDCFYIDQWGHWWPPAVADAVLAKGTPATRSELPAAPLRPGFQGFPEGALDIELWVPVLHGPNGEDGTIQGLFSLMQVPFVGSGVLGSAVGMDKQAMKAAFAAAGLPQVPYACVAASELEDRPEALALQLETQLGYPCFIKPANLGSSVGISKANNRAELLQGLALAAQHDPRMVVEQGIQARELECAVLGGQQMRASVLGEICFDADWYDYDTKYSDGKSHTVIPADVPEALSERARTMAIAACRAVGASGLARVDFFYEEASGALWLNEINTLPGFTSQSMYPMLWAKTGLPLEELVHELVQLAQESAQPRQSRRTEAA from the coding sequence ATGACCACCGAAGCCATCAACTTGGGTTTGGTCTTTGGGGGTGTCTCGGGCGAGCATGCGGTCTCGATTCGCTCGGCCAGCACCGTCGCCACGGCCCTGCGCTCCGGGGCCAATGCAGAGCGCTATCGGCTGGACTGCTTCTACATCGACCAATGGGGACACTGGTGGCCGCCGGCGGTGGCTGATGCCGTCCTAGCCAAAGGCACCCCAGCTACGCGCAGCGAACTGCCGGCGGCGCCGCTCAGGCCTGGTTTTCAAGGGTTCCCCGAAGGTGCGCTCGACATTGAGCTCTGGGTTCCCGTGTTGCACGGCCCCAACGGGGAAGACGGAACGATCCAAGGCCTGTTCAGCCTGATGCAGGTGCCCTTTGTGGGCTCAGGGGTCCTGGGTTCCGCTGTGGGGATGGACAAACAGGCGATGAAGGCCGCCTTTGCCGCTGCCGGATTGCCCCAGGTGCCCTACGCCTGCGTCGCGGCCAGCGAACTCGAGGACCGGCCCGAGGCCCTGGCACTGCAGCTGGAGACGCAGCTGGGCTACCCCTGCTTCATCAAGCCCGCCAACCTCGGATCTTCCGTCGGCATCAGCAAAGCCAACAACCGCGCTGAGCTGCTGCAGGGCCTAGCCCTAGCGGCCCAGCACGACCCCCGCATGGTGGTGGAACAGGGCATCCAAGCCCGAGAACTGGAATGCGCCGTCCTGGGCGGGCAGCAGATGCGCGCCTCGGTGCTCGGAGAGATTTGTTTTGACGCTGATTGGTACGACTACGACACCAAATACAGCGACGGCAAAAGCCACACCGTGATCCCCGCTGACGTGCCCGAGGCCCTCAGTGAGCGGGCCAGGACCATGGCCATCGCCGCCTGCCGGGCCGTGGGTGCTTCCGGACTAGCCCGGGTGGACTTCTTTTATGAGGAAGCCAGCGGGGCGCTGTGGTTGAACGAGATCAACACCCTGCCCGGCTTCACCAGCCAAAGCATGTATCCGATGCTCTGGGCCAAGACAGGGTTACCGCTTGAAGAGTTGGTGCACGAATTGGTGCAGCTGGCGCAAGAATCAGCGCAGCCCCGTCAATCCAGGAGGACCGAAGCGGCATGA
- a CDS encoding cell division protein FtsQ/DivIB, with amino-acid sequence MSTASSRSGQALERRRQLRQERRQERWKQIWRIAVLAGSAGVLGWGLLKQGWVVRDPEQIEVLGSRQVSRAQVIREGNLQLPMPLLTLQPKQLAQRLSAGLPVEQVQVNRLMLPPRLQIALVDREAVAQAQRRSRKGFEMGYVDRLGNWMTRRQQLAGAPAAAPTVMVLGWQDRLRPALARVLAERDALGSPLLQVRFEANGSLWLRTAALGDIHLGPNDDKLAKRLDVLRHLSTELPGQIRNLKLQSIDLSDPDQPELGLPAKAKPKPPEAKAAPQTAARNP; translated from the coding sequence GTGAGCACGGCCTCCTCGCGCTCAGGCCAAGCCCTTGAGCGCAGACGCCAGCTGCGGCAGGAACGGCGGCAAGAGCGTTGGAAGCAGATCTGGCGGATTGCGGTCCTCGCTGGGAGTGCAGGGGTCTTGGGATGGGGCCTGCTGAAGCAGGGCTGGGTCGTGCGCGACCCCGAGCAGATCGAAGTCCTGGGAAGTCGCCAGGTCAGCCGAGCCCAGGTGATCCGAGAGGGGAACCTGCAACTACCCATGCCACTGCTCACCCTCCAACCCAAGCAACTGGCCCAACGCCTCTCGGCGGGACTTCCGGTGGAGCAGGTCCAGGTGAACCGCCTGATGCTTCCGCCTCGACTACAGATCGCCCTGGTGGACAGGGAAGCGGTCGCCCAGGCCCAACGCCGCAGCCGTAAGGGCTTCGAGATGGGCTACGTCGATCGACTCGGCAACTGGATGACGCGCCGTCAGCAACTCGCGGGCGCCCCCGCCGCCGCACCAACGGTCATGGTCCTGGGCTGGCAAGACCGCCTACGCCCAGCCTTGGCTCGGGTCTTGGCGGAGCGGGATGCCCTGGGCAGCCCCCTGCTGCAGGTGCGCTTTGAAGCCAACGGCAGCCTCTGGCTGCGGACCGCAGCCCTCGGGGATATCCACCTGGGCCCCAACGACGACAAGTTGGCCAAGCGCCTGGATGTCCTGCGCCACCTCTCCACAGAACTGCCCGGCCAGATCCGCAACCTGAAACTTCAGTCAATTGACCTCAGCGATCCGGATCAACCTGAACTAGGCCTTCCCGCCAAGGCCAAACCGAAACCACCAGAAGCCAAAGCCGCGCCCCAAACTGCAGCCCGCAACCCCTAG
- the ftsZ gene encoding cell division protein FtsZ yields the protein MEIAPEGLSAVTSNGSAGIVPSQSARIEVIGVGGGGSNAVGRMILSDLDGVGYRVLNTDAQALLQSAAKQRVQLGQKLTRGLGAGGNPAIGQKAAEESRTDLAQTLQGADLVFIAAGMGGGTGTGAAPVVAEVAKECGALTVGIVTKPFGFEGRRRMRQAEEGIARLSEHVDTLIVIPNDRLREAIAGAPLQDAFRAADDVLRMGVKGITDIITKPGLVNVDFADVRSVMNDAGTALLGLGVGSGRSRASEAAQAAINSPLLESARIDGAKGCVINISGGKDMTLEDMTTASEVIYDVVDPEANIIVGAVVDEKLEGEIHVTVIATGFEGGGAYRPERPLNSFVAGDSAEGDLPGAAIPSFLLNRQNNN from the coding sequence ATGGAGATCGCACCCGAGGGCCTCAGTGCCGTCACCAGCAATGGCTCGGCGGGGATCGTGCCTAGTCAGTCCGCACGGATTGAGGTGATCGGCGTGGGCGGCGGCGGCAGCAATGCCGTTGGTCGGATGATCCTCTCGGATCTCGATGGCGTTGGATATCGCGTACTCAATACCGATGCGCAGGCCCTGCTTCAATCCGCAGCCAAGCAGCGGGTTCAGCTCGGGCAGAAGCTGACCCGCGGCCTTGGGGCAGGCGGCAACCCGGCCATCGGTCAGAAAGCAGCCGAAGAATCCCGCACCGACTTGGCCCAGACCCTCCAGGGTGCTGACCTGGTCTTCATCGCTGCAGGCATGGGTGGCGGCACCGGCACTGGTGCTGCTCCGGTCGTTGCAGAAGTTGCCAAGGAGTGCGGCGCCCTGACCGTGGGCATCGTCACCAAGCCCTTCGGCTTTGAAGGTCGCCGCCGCATGCGTCAGGCCGAGGAGGGCATCGCCCGCCTCTCCGAGCACGTGGACACCTTGATTGTGATTCCGAACGATCGGCTGCGGGAAGCCATCGCTGGCGCTCCGTTGCAGGACGCCTTCCGCGCCGCTGACGACGTCCTCCGGATGGGCGTGAAGGGCATCACCGACATCATCACCAAGCCCGGCCTGGTGAATGTGGACTTCGCCGACGTCCGCTCGGTCATGAACGATGCCGGCACGGCCCTACTGGGTCTGGGCGTTGGTTCCGGCCGCTCCCGCGCCAGCGAAGCCGCACAGGCCGCCATCAATAGCCCGCTGCTCGAGTCCGCCCGGATCGACGGTGCCAAGGGCTGCGTGATCAACATCAGCGGCGGCAAGGACATGACCCTCGAGGACATGACCACCGCCTCCGAGGTGATCTACGACGTGGTCGACCCCGAGGCCAACATCATTGTTGGTGCCGTGGTGGACGAGAAGCTGGAAGGCGAGATCCACGTCACGGTCATCGCCACGGGCTTCGAAGGCGGCGGTGCCTATCGCCCAGAGCGCC